The Ahaetulla prasina isolate Xishuangbanna chromosome 4, ASM2864084v1, whole genome shotgun sequence genome has a window encoding:
- the LOC131198097 gene encoding vomeronasal type-2 receptor 26-like: protein MTYRCSIFHPYPPYHKYDHPGDLMVGGISSQVGPVSEKITFEDHPPPVLPGQFFGVPKNYQHILALAFAVKEINENPQILPNLTLGFYIYDSYDNAQRTYQATMLLLSATERLVPNYLCNFQNKVIAVIGGLDAEISLHVATLLDIFKIPQLIYGSAPIMNDKTPGLSFYQMVPPEELQHKGILSLLLHFNWTWIGIFIMDNDQGEKFVETMIPLFSKNRSSDHLLGNKTPSSQMEMDLSDSSGKNTQFCVFPNVVMSDVPENACNGTEDLESLPRTLFQMDMTGHSYGIYNALHAIAHALHAVSSSKDTERAMAGRFHYFLRNVAFNNTAGELVSFDQNGILAAGFDIINLIAFRNKSFLHVKVGNVDYSTPSDKLLTINDEMITWHSWFNQVIPISVCSKSCYPGSSKKVKEGEAFCCYDCIPCPEGRVSTENDRNECSRCKDKYYPNKKRNLCIPKSISVLAYEEPLGISLACITLSFSITTALVLGAFLSHNNTPIVVANNRDLTYTLLIALLLCFLSALLFIGQPGKFTCVLRQTTFGVVFSVAVSSVLAKTITVVLAFMATKPGSRMRKWVGKKLANSIVVSCSLIQASICTLWLSINPPFPDVDMISMTEEIILQCNEGSVTMFYCVLGYMGFLAIISFTTAFLARKLPDSFNEAKFITFSMLVFCSVWLTFVPAYLSCKGKYMVAVEIFSILASGAGILACIFFPKCYIIVFRPELNKREQLMRRNID from the exons ATGACTTACAGATGCAGTATTTTTCATCCATATCCTCCATATCACAAGTACGATCATCCAGGAGACCTTATGGTTGGTGGAATTTCATCTCAAGTTGGTCCAGTCTCTGAAAAAATCACCTTTGAAGATCATCCTCCACCAGTATTGCCTGGACAGTTTTT TGGAGTTCCTAAGAATTACCAGCACATCCTGGCTTTGGCATTTGCAGTAAAGGAGATCAATGAAAACCCACAAATCTTACCCAATCTCACCCTGGGTTTCTACATTTATGATAGTTATGACAACGCTCAAAGGACCTATCAGGCCACTATGCTACTTCTATCAGCAACTGAGAGACTGGTCCCCAACTACCTATGTAACTTCCAGAATAAAGTCATAGCTGTTATTGGAGGATTGGATGCTGAAATCTCACTCCATGTGGCAACTCTCTTAGATATCTTTAAAATTCCACAA CTCATTTACGGCTCTGCTCCGATAATGAATGATAAAACTCCAGGCCTTTCCTTTTATCAGATGGTTCCCCCAGAAGAACTTCAGCACAAAGGGATTCTCTCACTGCTCCTGCATTTTAATTGGACGTGGATTGGGATTTTTATCATGGACAATGACCAGGGAGAAAAGTTTGTAGAAACAATGATTCCTCTTTTTTCCAAAAATAGG AGTTCAGATCATTTGCTGGGAAACAAAACCCCTTCATCGCAAATGGAGATGGATTTATCAGACAGTTCTGGCAAGAATACACAGTTCTGTGTATTCCCAAATGTTGTTATGAGTGATGTGCCTGAGAATGCTTGCAATGGTACAGAGGATCTGGAAAGCCTTCCTAGGACTCTTTTTCAAATGGACATGACTGGTCACAGTTACGGTATCTACAATGCTCTACATGCTATAGCTCATGCTTTACATGCTGTGTCCTCTTCAAAAGATACTGAGAGAGCAATGGCAGGTAGG TTCCACTATTTTTTGAGAAATGTTGCTTTTAACAACACTGCTGGGGAACTGGTCTCCTTTGATCAGAATGGGATTTTAGCAGCTGGATTTGATATAATCAACTTGATTGCTTTCCGAAACAAATCATTTCTTCATGTGAAAGTTGGAAATGTGGACTATTCAACTCCTTCAGATAAACTATTAACCATCAATGATGAGATGATTACATGGCACAGCTGGTTTAATCAA GTGATACCCATCTCTGTCTGCAGCAAGAGCTGTTATCCTGGTTCCAGCAAAAAagtgaaggaaggagaggcaTTTTGCTGTTATGACTGCATCCCCTGTCCAGAAGGCAGGGTTTCAACTGAGAATG atAGAAATGAATGTTCCAGATGCAAAGACAAATACTATCCAAACAAGAAACGCAATTTATGTATTCCCAAAAGTATTAGTGTCTTGGCTTATGAAGAACCTTTAGGGATCAGTTTAGCCTGTATTACACTTTCTTTTTCTATCACTACTGCTCTTGTGCTTGGAGCATTTCTGAGCCACAACAATACTCCCATTGTGGTAGCCAACAACAGGGACTTGACCTATACTCTCCTCATTGCCCTCCTGCTCTGCTTCCTTTCAGCACTGCTATTTATCGGCCAACCAGGAAAATTTACCTGTGTCCTAAGACAAACAACTTTTGGTGTGGTCTTCTCAGTGGCTGTTTCTTCAGTCTTGGCAAAGACCATCACAGTGGTTCTGGCTTTTATGGCCACCAAACCAGGATCCAGgatgaggaaatgggtggggaaaaAATTAGCTAATTCTATTGTTGTTTCCTGCTCCCTGATCCAAGCCAGCATTTGTACTCTCTGGCTATCAATTAACCCTCCATTCCCAGATGTTGATATGATCTCAATGACTGAAGAAATTATTCTGCAATGTAATGAAGGCTCTGTGACCATGTTTTATTGTGTCCTTGGCTATATGGGTTTCCTAGCTATTATCAGCTTCACCACAGCTTTTCTTGCCAGGAAATTACCTGAcagtttcaatgaagccaagttcatcaccttcagcatgttggtcttttgcagtgtttggTTGACTTTTGTTCCAGCATATTTGAGCTGCAAGGGGAAATACATGGTCGCTGTGGAGATCTTTTCTATCTTAGCTTCAGGTGCTGGGATTCTAGCTtgtatctttttccccaaatgttATATCATTGTATTTCGGCCTGAGTTGAACAAAAGGGAACAATTAATGAGAAGGAATATTGATTAA
- the LOC131198098 gene encoding vomeronasal type-2 receptor 26-like, translating to MDSSRQVFPKELNTDLKITFLFVHLNYYVSKSHGNLVPNNNKKRLMCSIFHPYNPYHKYHHPGDLMVGGISSQLGPVSEDITFEVYPSPVLPGQFIGVPKNYQHILALAYAIKEINENPQILPNFTLGFHIYDSYDNAQRTYQATMLLLSATERLVPNYLYNIHNKVIAVIGGLDAEISLHVATLLDIYKIPQLIYGSAPIMNDKTPGLSFYQMVPPEELQHKGILSLLLHFNWTWIGILIMDNDQGEKFVETIIPLFSKNGICVPFTHRFPKVTDFSKVEQVINQAGKIYNVIMDNKANAVVYNGESFAMGNLLWLQHIPNILEVKNKTKGIVWILTTQMEFSLIPVQRAWDLRIIDGALSFTVHSTALPEFRSFAKKQNPFSANKDTFIIQFWQEAFDCVFPDTTMSDVKENICNGKENLESLPGTLFEMDMTGHSYSIYNAVHAIAHALHAPSSSRNTGRIMMSRGGRKIHSQDFWKFHYFLRNVNFNNGDGEPVSFDQNGIVATGFDILNLVAFPNNSFLHMKVGNVDPSASPDKILTINDDMITWHSWFKQVIPISVCSESCYPGSSKKVREGEDFCCYDCQLCPEGRVSTENDKNECSRCEDKFYPNKKRNFCIPKSISFLTYKEPLGISLACLAHSFSLTTVLVLGAFIRHHDTPIVVANNRDLTYTLLIALLLCFLSALLFIGQPGKFTCLLRQTAFGVVFSVAVSSVLAKTITVVLAFMATKPGSRMRKWVGKKLTNSIIVSCSLIQAGICTFWLIFAPPFPDVDMFSVTEEIILQCNEGSVTMFYCVLGYMGFLALISFTTAFLARKLPDSFNEAKFITFSMLVFCSVWLSFVPAYLSSKGKYMVAVEIFSILTSSAGLLGCIFFPKCYIIVFRPDLNNREQLMRKKD from the exons TCTTGTTTGTGCATCTAAATTACTATGTATCAAAATCCCATGGAAATTTGGtgcccaacaacaacaaaaaaagactgAT GTGCAGCATCTTTCATCCATATAATCCATATCACAAGTACCATCATCCAGGAGACCTTATGGTAGGTGGAATTTCATCTCAACTTGGTCCAGTCTCTGAAGACATTACCTTTGAAGTTTATCCCTCACCAGTATTGCCTGGACAATTTAT TGGAGTTCCTAAGAATTACCAACACATCCTGGCTTTGGCTTATGCAATAAAGGAGATCAATGAAAACCCACAAATCTTACCCAATTTCACCCTGGgctttcatatttatgatagctaTGACAACGCTCAAAGGACCTATCAGGCCACCATGCTACTTCTATCAGCAACTGAGAGACTGGTTCCCAACTACCTATATAACATCCATAATAAAGTCATAGCTGTTATTGGAGGACTGGATGCTGAAATCTCCCTTCATGTGGCAACTCTCTTGGATATCTATAAGATTCCACAG CTCATTTATGGCTCTGCTCCAATAATGAATGATAAAACTCCAGGCCTTTCCTTTTATCAGATGGTTCCCCCAGAAGAACTTCAGCACAAAGGGATTCTCTCGCTGCTCCTGCATTTTAATTGGACATGGATTGGGATTCTTATCATGGATAATGACCAGGGAGAAAAATTTGTAGAAACAATTATTCCTCTTTTTTCCAAAAATGGGATTTGTGTTCCTTTCACTCACAGATTCCCCAAAGTAACTGATTTCAGTAAAGTTGAACAAGTGATTAATCAGGCAGGAAAAATCTATAATGTTATCATGGATAATAAGGCGAATGCAGTGGTGTATAATGGAGAATCTTTTGCAATGGGAAATTTGTTATGGCTTCAGCATATTCCAAACATATTAGAggtgaaaaataaaaccaaaggTATTGTTTGGATTTTGACAACACAGATGGAATTCAGTTTAATCCCTGTTCAACGTGCTTGGGATCTCAGAATAATTGATGGTGCCCTTTCCTTCACAGTGCATTCTACTGCTCTACCAGAATTTAGATCCTTTGCTAAGAAACAAAACCCCTTCAGTGCAaataaagatacgtttatcaTACAGTTCTGGCAAGAAGCCTTTGACTGTGTATTCCCAGATACAACTATGAGTgatgtaaaggagaatatttgcaacgGTAAAGAGAATTTGGAGAGCCTTCCTGGGACTCTTTTTGAAATGGACATGACTGGCCACAGCTACAGCATCTACAATGCTGTTCATGCCATAGCTCATGCTTTACATGCTCCGTCCTCCTCTAGAAATACTGGCAGAATAATGATGagtagaggaggaaggaagattcaTAGTCAAGACTTCTGGAAG TTCCACTATTTTTTAAGAAATGTCAATTTTAACAATGGTGATGGGGAACCAGTATCCTTTGATCAGAATGGGATTGTGGCAACTGGATTTGATATTCTAAACCTGGTAGCTTTCCCAAACAATTCATTTCTTCACATGAAAGTTGGAAATGTGGATCCTTCAGCATCTCCAGATAAAATATTAACCATCAATGATGACATGATTACATGGCACAGCTGGTTTAAACAG GTGATACCTATCTCTGTCTGCAGTGAGAGCTGTTATCCTGGTTCCAGCAAAAAGGTGAGGGAAGGAGAGGATTTTTGCTGTTATGACTGCCAGCTATGTCCAGAAGGGAGAGTTTCAACTGAGAATG ACAAAAATGAATGTTCCAGATGCGAAGACAAATTCTATCCGAACAAGAAACGGAATTTTTGTATTCCCAAAAGTATTAGTTTCTTGACCTACAAAGAACCATTGGGAATCAGTTTAGCCTGCCTTGcacattctttttctttgactactGTTCTTGTGCTTGGAGCATTTATAAGACACCATGATACTCCCATTGTGGtagccaacaaccgggacctgACTTATACTCTCCTCATTGCCCTCCTGCTCTGCTTCCTTTCAGCACTGCTGTTCATTGGCCAACCAGGAAAATTTACCTGTCTCCTAAGACAAACAGCTTTTGGTGTGGTCTTCTCAGTGGCTGTTTCTTCTGTTTTGGCAAAAACAATCACAGTGGTTTTGGCTTTTATGGCCACCAAACCAGGATCCAGaatgaggaaatgggtggggaaaaAATTAACTAATTCTATTATTGTTTCCTGCTCTCTGATTCAAGCAGGCATTTGTACTTTCTGGCTGATATTCGCTCCTCCATTCCCAGATGTTGATATGTTCTCAGTTACTGAAGAAATTATCCTGCAATGTAATGAAGGCTCTGTGACCATGTTTTATTGTGTCCTTGGCTACATGGGTTTCTTGGCTCTCATCAGCTTCACTACAGCTTTTCTTGCCAGGAAATTGCCTGACAGTTTCAATGAAGCCAAATTCATCACCTTTAGCATGttggtcttttgcagtgtttggTTGTCCTTTGTCCCAGCATACCTGAGctccaaagggaaatacatggtagCTGTGGAAATCTTTTCCATCTTGACCTCTAGTGCTGGGCTTTTGGGTTgcatctttttccccaaatgctataTCATTGTGTTTCGACCTGACCTGAACAACAGGGAACAACTAATGAGAAAAAAGGACTGA